The following proteins come from a genomic window of Lolium rigidum isolate FL_2022 chromosome 5, APGP_CSIRO_Lrig_0.1, whole genome shotgun sequence:
- the LOC124652459 gene encoding protein DEHYDRATION-INDUCED 19 homolog 2-like: MDMAALERLRAESKLHDALMRLEDAEETDDDEEERGAEETDELACPFCGDEFDGVGLCLHIDDEHQVETKAGVCPVCTDSVGMDLIGHMTLQHPTFFKPRWRSRRVSSGSHSSTYSALKKDAAYIQYRYGGSSRAASFNTVPDPLLSSFVGGFIDEDVPKDAQEEFLDQVIEKSESLEQKAPESVEEPLLPEVKEERTRRSQFVQGLVLSLMFDDIL; this comes from the exons atggacatGGCCGCCTTGGAGCGCCTCCGGGCCGAGAGCAAGCTCCACG ATGCGCTCATGCGGCTCGAGGATGCGGAGGagaccgacgacgacgaggaggagagggGCGCGGAGGAGACCGACGAGCTCGCCTGCCCCTTCTGCGGCGACGAGTTCGACGGCGTCGGCCTCTGCTTGCACATCGACGACGAGCACCAAGTGGAGACCAAGGCCGGG GTTTGCCCTGTATGCACAGATAGTGTGGGGATGGACTTGATTGGGCACATGACCTTGCAGCATCCCACTTTCTTCAAG CCTAGGTGGAGAAGCCGCCGAGTTTCATCTGGGTCACATTCTTCAACATATTCTGCATTGAAAAAGGATGCAGCGTACATACAATACCGTTATGGTGGATCCTCTCGTGCCGCCTCGTTCAATACAGTGCCTGATCCTCTACTCTCCTCCTTTGTCGGTGGCTTCATTGATGAAGATGTGCCAAAAGATGCACAAGAGGAGTTCTTGGATCAAGTTATTGAGAAAAGTGAGTCCTTGGAGCAGAAAGCACCAGAAAG TGTTGAGGAGCCTTTGCTCCCTGAGGTGAAGGAGGagagaaccaggaggagccaatttGTGCAGGGGCTAGTGCTGTCCCTGATGTTTGATGACATCTTGTGA